A genomic segment from Bradyrhizobium sp. CB1015 encodes:
- a CDS encoding error-prone DNA polymerase: MNTLSYAEIGITTNFSFLRGGSDPRAYVHQASKFGIPAIGIADHNTLAGVVRAYQELDNDEVLHKPKLLIGARIVFIDGTPDILVYPRDRAAYGRLCQLLTRGKRGDDITRIEKGECHLTLADLLEFSQGQLLVLTLPHRFEPARALDVLAKLEESRAEGVWLAASLLYRGDDRRRLSQLDDLAAKAKVPLLATNEVLYHDPRRRPLQDVLTCIREKTTIEAIGRKLEANAERFLKTPREMARLFRDFPEAIAQTMRFADAIEFSLDQLKYQYPDEPVPPGKTAQGHLEDLTWAGVDKYFGGKIDDKLRATLNKELALIAELKYAHYFLTVHDIVHYARSQNILCQGRGSAANSAVCYVLGITSVDPTKVDLLFERFISKERLEPPDIDVDFEHSRREEVMQYVYRRYGRHRAAIIATVIHYRPRSAIRDVGKALGLTEDVTAALADTVWGSWGKGLNDMQVRQAGLDPDNPMINLAVELATELIEFPRHLSQHVGGYVLTQDRLDTYVPIGNAAMDDRTFIEWDKDDVDALSMMKVDVLALGMLTCIRKCFDLIDQHKGERLVLASVPQDDPNVYDMLCRGESLGVFQVESRAQMNMLPRLKPRTFYDLVIEVAIVRPGPIQGDMVHPYLRRRNGLEQVSYPSPSPEHGDKDELYKVLHKTLGVPLFQEQAMRIAIEAAHFTSEEANGLRRSMATFRNVGTIGQYEEKLIGNMVARGYDPNFAKSCFDQIKGFGSYGFPESHAASFAQLVYISSWLKHYHPDAFCCGLLNSQPMGFYAPAQIVGDARKNGVEVRDIDVSYSFAQSTLEEGSGKYCAVRLGFRQIDGFHWLDEDEERLKRSQLSFRGAQSANPESITPVGSMDSKVRNCAPELAPRGAPRNDDVERVSDWADRIVAARNRRPFTSLEDFARDTGLPKRALILLADADAFRSLGLDRREALWQVRRLPDDVPLPLFEAATAREQPDEGAKPLPVMPRAEQVVADYQTIRLSLKGHPMEFLREMLTRERIVACKEISHENERRRVRCAGVVLVRQRPGSASGVVFMTLEDETGIANVVVWPKIMEQYRKEVMGARLILVEGYIQSSPEKVTHLIAQRMVDRSHDLVGLANDALSRKHPVPAGATVVEPLNEDPRALADMPAQKIRHPRNVRILPPSRDFH, encoded by the coding sequence ATGAATACGCTGAGCTATGCCGAGATCGGCATCACCACAAACTTCTCCTTCCTGCGCGGCGGCTCGGATCCGCGCGCCTATGTGCATCAGGCCAGCAAGTTCGGGATTCCCGCGATCGGCATCGCCGACCACAACACGCTCGCCGGCGTGGTGCGCGCCTACCAGGAGCTCGACAATGACGAGGTGCTGCACAAGCCGAAACTGTTGATCGGCGCCCGCATCGTCTTCATCGACGGCACGCCGGACATCCTGGTCTATCCACGCGATCGCGCGGCCTATGGCCGGCTGTGTCAGCTCCTCACAAGGGGCAAGCGCGGCGACGACATCACGCGGATCGAGAAGGGCGAGTGTCATCTCACCCTCGCCGATCTCCTGGAGTTTTCGCAAGGCCAGCTCCTGGTCTTGACGCTGCCGCATCGTTTCGAGCCGGCGCGGGCGCTGGATGTGCTCGCAAAGCTCGAGGAGAGCCGTGCCGAGGGCGTGTGGCTGGCGGCGAGCCTGCTCTATCGCGGCGATGACAGGCGTCGCCTGTCCCAACTCGATGATCTCGCCGCAAAGGCCAAGGTGCCGCTGCTCGCGACCAACGAGGTGCTGTATCACGATCCCCGCCGCCGTCCGCTCCAGGACGTGCTGACCTGCATCCGGGAAAAGACCACGATCGAGGCGATTGGGCGGAAGCTCGAAGCCAATGCCGAGCGCTTCCTGAAGACGCCGCGAGAGATGGCGCGGCTGTTCCGCGATTTTCCTGAGGCGATCGCACAGACCATGCGCTTTGCGGACGCAATCGAGTTCTCGCTCGATCAGCTCAAGTACCAATATCCCGACGAGCCGGTGCCGCCGGGCAAGACCGCGCAAGGACATCTGGAAGACCTGACCTGGGCGGGCGTCGACAAATATTTCGGCGGCAAGATCGACGACAAGCTGCGCGCGACGTTGAACAAGGAGCTCGCGCTGATCGCCGAGCTGAAATACGCGCATTATTTCCTCACGGTGCACGACATCGTCCACTACGCGCGCAGCCAGAACATTTTGTGCCAGGGGCGCGGCTCGGCGGCGAACTCGGCCGTGTGCTACGTGCTCGGCATTACCTCGGTCGACCCGACCAAGGTCGACCTCTTGTTCGAGCGCTTCATCTCCAAGGAACGGCTGGAGCCGCCCGACATCGACGTCGATTTCGAGCATTCGCGCCGCGAGGAGGTGATGCAATATGTCTATCGCCGCTACGGCCGCCACCGCGCCGCGATCATCGCCACCGTCATCCATTATCGCCCGCGCAGTGCCATCCGCGACGTCGGCAAGGCGCTCGGCCTGACCGAGGACGTCACCGCCGCGCTCGCCGACACCGTCTGGGGCAGCTGGGGCAAGGGTCTCAACGACATGCAGGTCCGGCAGGCCGGGCTCGATCCCGACAATCCCATGATCAACCTCGCGGTCGAGCTTGCGACCGAGCTGATCGAATTCCCCCGCCATCTTTCCCAGCATGTCGGCGGCTACGTGCTGACCCAGGACCGGCTCGACACCTATGTGCCGATCGGCAATGCCGCGATGGACGACCGCACCTTCATCGAATGGGACAAGGACGACGTCGACGCGCTTAGCATGATGAAGGTCGACGTGCTCGCGCTGGGCATGCTGACCTGCATCAGGAAATGTTTCGATCTCATCGACCAGCACAAGGGCGAGCGTCTTGTGCTGGCGAGCGTCCCGCAGGACGATCCAAACGTTTACGACATGCTGTGCCGCGGGGAATCGCTCGGCGTGTTCCAGGTCGAGAGTCGCGCCCAGATGAACATGCTGCCGCGTCTGAAGCCGCGCACCTTCTACGATCTCGTCATCGAGGTCGCGATCGTGCGCCCCGGGCCGATCCAGGGCGACATGGTGCATCCTTACTTGCGGCGGCGGAACGGGCTCGAGCAGGTGAGCTATCCGTCGCCGTCGCCGGAGCATGGCGACAAGGACGAGCTCTACAAGGTGCTGCACAAGACGCTCGGTGTTCCGCTGTTCCAGGAGCAGGCGATGCGCATTGCGATCGAGGCCGCACATTTCACCTCCGAGGAAGCCAACGGCCTGCGCCGCTCGATGGCGACCTTCCGCAATGTCGGCACCATCGGCCAATACGAGGAGAAGCTGATCGGCAACATGGTCGCCCGCGGCTACGATCCCAACTTCGCCAAAAGCTGCTTTGACCAGATCAAGGGATTTGGCTCCTACGGCTTTCCGGAGAGCCATGCCGCGAGCTTTGCACAGCTGGTCTACATTTCGTCGTGGCTGAAGCACTATCATCCCGACGCCTTCTGCTGCGGTCTGTTGAACTCGCAGCCGATGGGCTTTTATGCCCCGGCGCAGATCGTCGGCGATGCCCGCAAGAACGGCGTCGAGGTCCGAGACATCGACGTGTCCTACAGCTTTGCCCAGAGCACGCTGGAGGAGGGGAGCGGCAAATACTGCGCCGTGCGCCTGGGCTTCCGCCAGATTGATGGATTCCATTGGCTGGACGAGGATGAAGAGAGGCTGAAACGCTCTCAGCTGTCATTCCGGGGCGCGCAAAGCGCGAACCCGGAATCCATAACCCCGGTCGGGAGTATGGATTCTAAGGTGCGCAATTGCGCACCAGAGCTCGCGCCAAGAGGCGCGCCCCGGAATGACGACGTGGAGAGAGTGTCCGATTGGGCCGACCGCATCGTCGCCGCGCGCAACCGCCGCCCCTTCACCTCGCTCGAAGATTTCGCCCGCGACACCGGCCTGCCCAAGCGCGCGCTGATCCTCTTGGCGGACGCCGATGCGTTCCGCTCGCTCGGGCTCGACCGCCGCGAAGCGTTGTGGCAGGTGCGGCGGCTGCCCGACGACGTGCCGCTGCCGCTGTTCGAGGCGGCGACCGCGCGCGAGCAGCCGGACGAAGGCGCAAAACCGCTGCCGGTGATGCCGCGCGCCGAACAGGTGGTCGCGGACTACCAGACCATCCGGCTGTCGCTGAAGGGCCACCCGATGGAGTTCTTGCGGGAGATGTTGACGCGCGAGCGCATCGTCGCCTGCAAGGAGATCAGCCATGAAAACGAGCGGCGCCGCGTCCGCTGCGCCGGCGTGGTCCTGGTGCGGCAGCGACCGGGCAGCGCCAGCGGCGTCGTGTTCATGACGCTGGAGGATGAGACCGGCATCGCCAATGTCGTGGTCTGGCCCAAGATCATGGAGCAGTACCGGAAAGAAGTGATGGGCGCGCGCCTCATCCTGGTCGAAGGCTACATCCAGAGCAGCCCGGAGAAGGTGACGCACCTGATCGCCCAGCGCATGGTCGACCGCTCGCACGATCTGGTCGGATTGGCCAACGACGCTCTAAGCCGAAAACATCCGGTGCCCGCAGGCGCCACCGTGGTCGAGCCGCTCAACGAAGACCCCCGCGCCCTCGCGGACATGCCCGCGCAAAAAATCCGCCACCCCCGCAACGTCCGCATCCTGCCACCGTCGCGGGATTTTCATTGA
- a CDS encoding SDR family NAD(P)-dependent oxidoreductase produces MDLGLKGKNAVVLGGTRGIGRAIAATLAGEGANVAVCARNADQVAATVAELKASGIRATGSPVDVTDGAALKSWIEAAAKELGGIDLLFSNAGAMAQGHDPASWEQNFRLDVLGAVHAFDAARPFLETSGAEGGDAAFVIVSSIAAAQADTASSYGPIKAALIHMAKGLARQYAKKKIRVNVVSPGTVYFKGGVWEMIEKNMPERYQDAMKRNPTGRMATPQDIANAAVFLASPVSGFTTGSNLVVDGAISNRVNF; encoded by the coding sequence ATGGATCTCGGCCTCAAAGGCAAGAACGCCGTCGTGCTCGGCGGCACGCGCGGCATCGGGCGGGCGATTGCGGCGACGCTGGCCGGCGAAGGTGCCAATGTCGCGGTGTGCGCACGAAACGCCGATCAGGTTGCGGCAACCGTCGCCGAGTTGAAGGCGAGCGGCATCCGCGCCACCGGCAGCCCGGTCGATGTCACCGACGGCGCGGCGCTGAAAAGCTGGATCGAGGCTGCAGCGAAAGAGCTCGGCGGCATCGACCTGCTGTTCTCCAATGCCGGCGCAATGGCGCAAGGGCACGATCCCGCATCCTGGGAGCAGAATTTCCGGCTCGACGTGCTCGGGGCCGTGCACGCCTTCGATGCCGCCCGGCCGTTCCTCGAGACAAGCGGCGCCGAAGGCGGCGATGCCGCCTTCGTGATCGTCTCGTCGATCGCCGCGGCGCAGGCGGACACCGCCAGCTCCTACGGCCCGATCAAGGCCGCGCTGATCCACATGGCCAAGGGACTGGCGCGGCAATATGCGAAGAAGAAGATCCGGGTCAACGTGGTCTCGCCCGGCACCGTCTATTTCAAGGGCGGCGTCTGGGAGATGATCGAGAAGAACATGCCGGAGCGGTACCAGGACGCGATGAAGCGCAATCCGACCGGCCGCATGGCGACGCCGCAGGACATCGCGAACGCGGCGGTGTTTCTGGCAAGCCCGGTGTCGGGGTTCACCACGGGCTCGAATCTGGTGGTGGATGGTGCAATCTCGAACCGGGTGAATTTCTAA